From the Ruficoccus amylovorans genome, one window contains:
- the tnpA gene encoding IS66 family insertion sequence element accessory protein TnpA encodes MDLELVDTGAKRDSRGRRIESREERERLLESYDGSGLTQKAFARREGVAYNTLVYWLKQRRERSQAGGGVESKPLFHEMTVPSCGASLLEVCLPEGLILRGGDAQSLAALVKALRC; translated from the coding sequence ATGGATTTGGAGTTGGTGGATACGGGGGCGAAGCGCGACAGTCGGGGTCGTCGGATCGAGAGTCGTGAGGAGCGTGAGCGTTTACTTGAGAGCTACGATGGGAGCGGATTGACGCAGAAGGCCTTTGCGCGGCGCGAGGGAGTGGCCTACAACACGCTGGTGTACTGGCTCAAGCAGCGTCGCGAGCGCAGTCAGGCAGGTGGAGGCGTCGAGTCTAAACCTCTTTTCCATGAGATGACGGTGCCGTCCTGCGGGGCCTCTTTGTTGGAGGTATGTTTGCCGGAGGGGCTGATCTTGCGCGGGGGCGATGCGCAGTCGCTGGCGGCATTGGTCAAGGCGTTGCGATGCTGA
- the tnpB gene encoding IS66 family insertion sequence element accessory protein TnpB (TnpB, as the term is used for proteins encoded by IS66 family insertion elements, is considered an accessory protein, since TnpC, encoded by a neighboring gene, is a DDE family transposase.): MLSLPHQLRVFVAVEPVDMRKQFDGLWAVARDHLGEDPKGGALFAFTNKTRNRLKLLYFDGTGVWVFAKRIEQGRLSWPIGSDTRKLTITPAAMTMLMNGIDLKQGTLKAWYER; the protein is encoded by the coding sequence ATGCTGAGCTTGCCCCATCAGCTGCGAGTTTTTGTGGCGGTGGAGCCGGTGGACATGCGCAAGCAGTTTGACGGGCTGTGGGCGGTGGCACGGGACCACTTGGGCGAAGATCCCAAGGGCGGGGCGCTGTTCGCCTTTACGAACAAGACGCGCAACCGCCTAAAGCTGCTGTATTTTGACGGGACGGGGGTGTGGGTGTTTGCCAAGCGCATCGAGCAGGGGCGGCTGAGCTGGCCGATCGGCAGCGACACACGCAAGCTGACGATCACCCCGGCGGCGATGACCATGCTGATGAACGGCATCGACCTGAAGCAGGGGACGCTCAAGGCGTGGTACGAGCGTTAA